The Osmerus eperlanus chromosome 1, fOsmEpe2.1, whole genome shotgun sequence genome includes the window TTGCCTAGCACTGCGAGCCCTACACACTCTCGTCCTCCAAGCCACCCAcgccccagacccagccccactcctagccccagacccagccccacccctagcccagacccagccccactcctagccccagacccagccccacccctagcccagacccagccccacccctaacccagacccagccccactcctagccccagacccagccccacccctagcccagacccagccccacccctaacccagacccagccccactcctagccccagacccagccccacccctagcccagacccagccccacccctaacccagacccagccccacccctagcccagacccagccccacccctagcccagacccagccccactcctagccccagccccaccccctgcATCGCTGCCAGGCTGTGGGGTGATTGGacgtggtctctctcccctccctctaaccTCTATTGTCAGATGTAGAGCTTCTGTCATTGGGCTTGACCCAAATACTCATGTAGCAGTTAgcgcccctcccccctaccacCACTCCTAgaaacctctctctctaattctctctctccctctttcatcccccctctctcactttctcttacTCCCCCCCAcatttcactctccctctctctttctctcatgtcCATCTCTGATATTGGCTCCATTCCTTGAGAACATCTTTCCCACCAGACTAAGATGTTTCTAGGGCAGTTTGTTAGTAAAGCAGGGAAATAATGAGGCTTTAATGGTGTGTTAGCCTAAACACATGCTAATTAGCCTAGcttgtgagagaaagaaagacaaagagagagagaaagagaagagagagggaaagacaaagCGATAGAGAGAGCTGTACTGTGGACTCGTCTGCAGAACCAGCATCAGAAGGCTTGTTCACACTCGCTCTGTCCCTCACACCCCCACTGCTCCCTGtcacagagagagcaagaccaAAGCAACACACTGCTGAGAAATAGAAATGGGAAATGGTAACTGCTCTGGCTCTCTTGATCTCCGCGGAATGCCACCCTGAGCTGTGTGTCATGATGATGTGGAAACAGGAGCAGGCAGTGATGAACAGGAGTGATTACTCTGCTATTAGCATCCAGCTGCGCGGTTGAGGCCAGTGAGTCACTGACTACCACAGGAAATCGATGAGCAGTTATCCAAGCTGCAGACCAGCACATCTCCACGGTCAGCCAGGAAACCTTGCTCTGGAGACGGATCAAGAAAACTGACTGGAGTCTCTCttttggtgtgcgtgtgtgcgtgcatgagtgtctgtgtgtgtgcatgtgtgtgagaggaaggcCTACTGACCAAGATTGAAGGCCTAATTACTTTTCCAACTTTGTCTTCCCATCAGTGTGAGGTCCAATAAGAGAGTGTCTCTGAGTTGCTGCTCTCTACAGAGACTTGCGTAACAGCTCTGAACCAgatcaggacagttatctttcATCCCCTCGCATGACTCAGCACTGCACGAGATCAGCTCGCACCAACAGATGTTTGTGTGGATTTTAGACAAGCACTTTATTTGATTCTCTTAGTTCAGTCTATACTGTTCAACAGTCCTcagtgtctgtatctctctgggaCAGTAGCAGGATGTTGGTCTCTCAAGAGGAGGTTGTGTCTCCGGGACAGTAGCAGGATGTTGGTCTCTCTAGAGGAGGTTGTGTCTCCGGGACAGCAGGATGTTGGTCTCTCTAGAGGAGGTTGTGTCTCCGGGACAGCAGGATGTTGGTCTCTCTAGAGGAGGTTGTGTCTCCGGGACAGCAGGATGTTGGGTCTCTGCTGCCTCTTCAGAAGGGTTTGTCTCATAACATTCTTCCCCTcttgctcctctcccctctacctAACCCTCTACTTAACCCTCAATCTAAACCTCTACCTAACCCTCTACTTAACCCTCAATCTAAACCTCTACCTAACCCTCTACTTAACCCTCAATCTAAACCTCTACCTAACCCTCTACTTAACCCTCAATCTAAACCTCTACCTAACCCTCTACTTAACCCTCAATCTAAACCTCTACCTAACCCTCTACTTAACCCTCAATCTAAACCTCTACTTAACCCTCCACTTAACCCTCAATCTAAACCTCTACCTAACCCTCTACTTAACCCTCAATCTAAACCTCTACCTAACCCTCTACTTAACCCTAAATCTAAACCTCTACCTAACCCTCTACTTAACCCTAATCTAAACCTCTACCTAACCCTCTACTTAACCCTCAATCTAAACCTCTATCTAAACCTCAATCTTAACCGAACATTAACACCAACCTTTACGTTTCTAATGCtgccccctctgtgtgtgtcccccctcgTTTTTGTCTCCTCAGTGCATGAGGACCGTCCCcctggcacagacagacaggtcaccggacagacagacaggtagagggacagacagacagacagacgagcaGCATGTCTGGAACCTACGACGAGAGCTCCAGTCTGGAGGAGACCACCGACAGCTTCTGGGAGGTGAGACTAGCGGcctgttttttttctctatctctctatctttaaAATGTTGTACCTCTGTATTAatgttctcttcctctctccctctttctctcttgctggttctatctctccctctggtaTCCCTacatctccttccatctctctccctgtttccctgtctccctccctcgacccatctctctccttgtctccctctggtatccctccctccatctccctgccaGGTGGGCCAGTACAAGCGTACGGTGAAACGTATCGATGACGGCCACCGCCTCTGTAACGACCTGATGAACTGCATTCAGGAGCGGGCCAAGATCGAGAAGGCCTACGCCCAGCAGCTGACCGACTGGTCCAAGAGATGGAGGCAGCTGGTGGAtaaaggtgaggagaggagaggaaactgTGGACACATCAACAAAAACTGGAATATCaaagtttctctctgtctttggctGATTTTTCTTTGAtctctttttctattttgcTTCAACTCCCTACCTCTGTCTGTCATTTTCTgttactttccctctctctcactctctacctctgcctctctacctccccatctccctctgattcttcctctctctcactctttacctccccctctctttccttatctccctctggttctccatccccgtcctccctctccctgctctcccaggCCCCCAATACGGGACGGTGGAGCGCGCCTGGACGGCTGTGATGACGGAGGCGGAGAAGGTAAGCGAGCTGCACCAGGAGGTGAAGAACAACCTGATCAACGAGGACTTTGAGAAGGTCAGGAACTGGCAGAAGGACTCGTACCACAAGCAGATGATGGGGAGCTTCAAGGAGACCAAAGAGGCTGAGGAGGGCTTCAAGAAGGCCCAGAAACCCTGGGCCAAGAAGCTGAAGGAGGTgagaaggaggatggagagagagagagatgggcagagagatggagagagaaagcaagagaggtaGATTTAACGAGAGAGTCAGAGACTAATATACAGCATAGTGAACCATTCTCGAGTTAACATAGCAGTCAGGTAGAGGCACACACAGCATGCCTCCTAAACATCAGCTTCCTGGAGAAGCCTCTTTTctcagtatttgattgtgtgtcttctctcccctcatgtctcccccccccctcccagctggATGCTGCCAGGAAGTTGTACCACCTGGCGTGTAAGGAGGAGAAGCTGGCTTTGACCCGCGAGGCCAACAGCAAGGCAGAGCCCGCTGTGGCTGCAGAGCAGCAAAAGAAGCTGCACGAGAAGGTGGACAAGTGCAAACAGGACTCCCAGAAGGTGAGCGTACTCAGGAGCAGGAGTAcaactcctcctcaccctcctactcCTCACCCTCAtactcctcaccctcctactcctcctcaccctctcatcctccttcttctcaccctcatcctcctcctcctgtttaaGAAATAACAGGGTttccgcggggtcttaaaaagtcttaaattCTGAACTTAAAATTGAATtccttaaaaagtcttaaaaacggctagattttcatccgaggtcttaaatttaatCTAGTCAAGTCTAAAAAAagttttaccctcgttcatttccagaaacgcTGGCCGCAGCGTTTATATAAAGTAGCAAAAAGAAATTGAGTCGTAGCCTCCAGAGCGGAGCTCTAGAGTCGTTGCTAcaaaaccagcagaacgctgccctcagaacgttggttcggtgtgttgtagttctttctgtgGGATCTTGGTGTTGGTACATAtgcggtgataaaactacaaatcctgtgataaatgcaatacctgcccgcgaaatacgtctgcgTCTTCTCACAGTTTGTTCAAGTTTGGCTATGTGTgaaaaatgggaaagtgtactttcaacgagtCATGGCTAggctgttggttacaagcggcacccagctccaggtacgaggctcgctgcaaactGCCAAAAAAATATTCAATTGGGTGTGAACTGTGAAGGCGCTGgagtcactcactcacacacacactcactcacacactcacacactcactcacacactttatCTATTTGAGGGCAAGTTTGTTTTACCCTATTTTTATTTTGGGGGTAAAGTTTTGGGGATTTGGCACGTTGTTGGGTGTGGaaggttactaatgtgattaacCTATGTGTAAAATTAacgctttttcaatgactgaattaatttaaataaaattattttttcagaatttcttttatttgatttaaattttgtgtaggtcttaaatttcgatctttatggtcttaaaaaggtcttaaatttgacttactgaaacctgcagaaaCCCTGAAATAAGTTCTGTgtcaaaaaaatgaaaaaagtttGTTGAATGGACATGAAATGGAacaatgacctttgacctctccaCCCCGTGGTTGTGCTTCCGTGGCCAGGCCAAGGAGAAGTATgagaaggtggtggaggagctggggaaATGCACCCCTCAGTACATGGAGAACATGGAGCAGGTGTTCGACACGTGTCAGCAGTTTGAAGAGAAGAGACTGAGCTTCCTGAGGGAGGTGTTACTGGATGTCAAACGTCACCTCAACCTCACCGAGaaccagaggtacacacacacacctcaacctcACCGAGaaccagaggtacacacacacacctcaacctcACCGAGaaccagaggtacacacacacacctcaacctcACCGAGaaccagaggtacacacacacacctcaacctcACCGAGaaccagaggtacacacacacacctcaacctcACCGAGaaccagaggtacacacacacacctcaacctcACCGAGaaccagaggtacacacacacacctcaacctcACCGAGaaccagaggtacacacacacacctcaacctcACCGAGaaccagaggtacacacacacacctcaacctcACCGAGaaccagaggtacacacacacacctcaacctcACCGAGaaccagaggtacacacacacacctcaacctcACCGAGaaccagaggtacacacacacacctcaacctcACCGAGaaccagaggtacacacacacacctcaacctcACCGAGaaccagaggtacacacacacacctcaacctcACCGAGaaccagaggtacacacacacacctcaacctcACAAGaaccagaggtacacacacacacctcaacctcACAAGAACCAgaggtgggacacacacatccacttctGCTTtaactgcctgtctctctctgcctgtctgtctctctgcctgtctgtctccctgcctgtctgtctccctgcctgtctgtctctctgcctgtctgtctgtgtgcagctaTGCCTCTGTGTACGGGGATCTGGAGCACACCATTGTGTCTGCCAGCGCTCAGGAGGACCTAAAGTGGTTCAGCAACACTCACGGACCTGGCATGCATATGAACTGGCCCCAGTTTGAGGTACCACAGTGTGTATAGCAGTGTGTATAACAGTGTGTATAACAGTGAAACAGTGTGTATAGCAGTGTGTATAACAGTGAAAGTGTGTATAGCAGGATGTATAACAGTGTGTATAACAGTGTGTATAACAGTGTGTATAACAGTGAAACAGTGTGTATAGCAGTGTGTATAACAGTGAAAGTGTGTATAGCAGGATGTATAACAGTGTGtataacagtgtaacagtgtgtaTAACAGTGTGTATAACAGTGAAAGTGTGTATAGCAGGATGTATAACAGTGTGtataacagtgtaacagtgtCTATAGCAGTGTGTATAACAGTGTGTATAGTAGTGTGTATAACAGTGTGTATAGCAGTGTGTATAGCAGTGTGTATAACAGTTTAACAGTGTGTATAGCAGTGTAtataacagtgtaacagtgtgtataacagtgtaacagtgtgtaTAGCAGGATGTATAACGGTCCCTCTATATCCTGCAGGAGTATAACCCAGAGCTGACCCACATGAtcagtaagagagagaaggtaaagAAGCCCAGCGAAGGCGTCATGCTGACCAACATGACAGCGGCCGTAGACCACGCCCCCGCCAGCGACCGGGGCAGGTACACAGCTCTCTGACCACTTCctgactgagggaggaggggtgaccgTGGATCTGAAGTAGCTCTGTATGAGCTTGACTTTGACAATGTGTGcccttctacccccccccccagtgtgagCAGCTATGAGAAGACCCAGGCCAACACCCCGGAGTGGTCTGATGAGGACCACACCGCCCCCcagcccgccccctcctcctcgggcAGCGACACCAACGGAGGCTCCAACCCCTTTGAGGACGTCTCGGGGACGGGGGTCCGGGTCCGAGCCCTGTACGACTATGACGGGCAGGAGCAGGACGAGCTCACCTTTAAAGCAGGTGaggaaccctgacccctgacctctgacccctgacccagcaACATAAGTAGCTTTTTATCTTCTGCATTAGTGTTTCAGTAGAAATAAACGCTTTTAGTGGGCTGTTTTAATTTAattcttttttcctttcttaATTAAGGATTTTTGCCTAAGACTATCACAAAGGAGATTAACCAAAGATATTTTTATAGATCGATAAAATAGTAGTTCACCATATACCTGCTAGTCACCCTGATGTGTCTGTTGTTCACCATATACCTGCTAGTCACCCAGATGTGTCTGTTGTTCACCATATACCTGCTAGTCACcctgatgtgtctgtggttcgccatatacctgctagtcaccctgatgtgtctgtggttcATCATATACCTGCTAGTCATcctgatgtgtctgtggttcaccatatacctgctagtcaccctgatgtgtctgtggttcaccatatacctgctagtcaccctgatgtgtctgtggttcaccatatacctgctagtcaccctgatgtgtctgtggtttacatttagtcatagtcccgaggcaagtacggtgaagtgccttgcccagggacacaacgtcatgttttactaccgggaatcgaaccggcaaccttctgattggtagccgattccctaaccgcttagccatccgacccctgaccctgtggtTCAACATATACCTGCTTCTTGGCCGAAAATACCTGGTTTGATATCTTCCAGTCCGCTTTTCATCAGCATCACAGTACTGGAACTGCTCTTGTTAAGGTCTTCAACAACATCCACTTAAACACAGACAGTGGCAGAACTTCAGTTTTAGTATTACTGGATCTTAGTGCTTCATTCGACACGGTCGATCATGACATACTACTAGACAGACTAAAGGTCTGGGTAGGACTCTCTGGCGCAGCAGGTTTGAATCCTACTTGAAAGACTGACAATACTTTGTGTCTGTAGCTAATGACAGATCAGAGCTGACAGGATGAGGTGATGTGGTGTTCCTCAAGGTTCAATACTGGGGCCTCTTCTGTTCAACATCTACATGCTTCCACTCGCTCAGATTATGAAAAACAACAAAGTGTGTTATCATAATTATGCAAACAACACACAAATCTACATAACTTTATCCCTTGGGGACTATAATCCCATACAAGGGctaggtaaatgcattgaagaaaTCAATAACTGGATGTGCCTGAATTTTCTTCAATTAAATAAAGA containing:
- the pacsin1b gene encoding protein kinase C and casein kinase substrate in neurons protein 1 — protein: MSGTYDESSSLEETTDSFWEVGQYKRTVKRIDDGHRLCNDLMNCIQERAKIEKAYAQQLTDWSKRWRQLVDKGPQYGTVERAWTAVMTEAEKVSELHQEVKNNLINEDFEKVRNWQKDSYHKQMMGSFKETKEAEEGFKKAQKPWAKKLKELDAARKLYHLACKEEKLALTREANSKAEPAVAAEQQKKLHEKVDKCKQDSQKAKEKYEKVVEELGKCTPQYMENMEQVFDTCQQFEEKRLSFLREVLLDVKRHLNLTENQSYASVYGDLEHTIVSASAQEDLKWFSNTHGPGMHMNWPQFEEYNPELTHMISKREKVKKPSEGVMLTNMTAAVDHAPASDRGSVSSYEKTQANTPEWSDEDHTAPQPAPSSSGSDTNGGSNPFEDVSGTGVRVRALYDYDGQEQDELTFKAGEELTMLEGEDEQGWCKGRLDSGQLGLYPANYVEAI